Proteins from one Piscinibacter lacus genomic window:
- a CDS encoding type VI secretion system tube protein Hcp — MTTHCYLKLLDKGGAQVPGEAVTPAYEGQIACADWSIDIGMQARDGKTGRGARSIGMSLFKFSKAPDKSSTRIMAALRDGEQFTQAIFTIYEELQGSLDLTEGNFHLVIKLNQVTVHGYQVQGGTSDKEVTLKEQCSFYYQSIYFDYGGGVTLKQPPNAQAFAPASKLNELVNEAKKLSASDRNNLVNLIKNIQDDDGGKSSTSGKGVKPHGS, encoded by the coding sequence ATGACAACCCACTGCTACCTGAAGCTTCTCGACAAGGGCGGGGCCCAGGTTCCCGGCGAAGCGGTCACGCCCGCCTATGAGGGGCAGATTGCTTGCGCGGATTGGTCCATCGACATCGGCATGCAAGCCCGGGATGGGAAGACGGGTCGGGGCGCGCGATCCATCGGGATGTCGCTGTTCAAGTTCAGCAAGGCGCCGGACAAGTCAAGCACCCGCATCATGGCGGCTCTCCGGGATGGCGAGCAGTTCACCCAGGCCATCTTCACCATTTACGAGGAACTCCAAGGCTCGCTAGACTTGACGGAGGGTAATTTCCATCTCGTCATCAAGCTCAATCAGGTGACGGTGCATGGTTACCAGGTGCAGGGTGGAACCAGCGACAAGGAAGTCACCCTCAAGGAGCAGTGCTCTTTCTATTACCAGAGCATCTACTTTGACTATGGGGGTGGCGTTACGCTCAAACAGCCACCCAATGCCCAAGCCTTCGCCCCGGCCAGCAAGTTGAACGAACTGGTCAACGAGGCCAAGAAGCTTTCAGCCAGTGATCGCAACAATCTGGTCAATCTGATCAAGAACATCCAGGACGATGACGGCGGCAAGTCTTCGACCTCGGGGAAAGGTGTGAAGCCCCATGGCTCTTGA
- a CDS encoding type VI secretion system tube protein Hcp, which yields MSTQIFLHIEVQGRNITGEATTLGYEGEIEVNSFDLNMDVEGTSSQTASSKRQARYGNLSVTKYYDKASVNLARSLERDALIDHLRLTVDQHHIESSQKKEQSPIMLIELFDGRIENIDVRLSDGDKGATIEETVKFSYRRLEVTYVPLDLDRTRHHAGMTFSAIAPAVD from the coding sequence ATGTCCACACAGATCTTTCTGCACATTGAGGTCCAGGGTCGAAATATCACCGGCGAAGCCACCACCTTGGGTTACGAAGGCGAGATCGAGGTTAACAGCTTTGATCTCAATATGGATGTCGAGGGCACGTCGTCGCAGACCGCCTCGTCCAAGCGGCAGGCGCGCTATGGCAATCTTAGCGTCACAAAGTACTACGACAAGGCGTCGGTCAACCTTGCCCGCTCGCTTGAGCGGGATGCCCTGATCGATCATCTCCGACTCACCGTTGACCAGCATCACATTGAGTCATCGCAGAAGAAGGAGCAGAGTCCGATCATGCTCATCGAACTTTTTGATGGGCGAATCGAGAACATTGATGTCCGTCTCAGTGACGGCGACAAAGGAGCCACGATTGAAGAGACCGTGAAATTCTCCTACCGGAGGCTTGAGGTCACCTACGTGCCCTTGGACTTGGACCGTACTCGCCATCATGCAGGCATGACCTTCAGCGCCATAGCGCCCGCGGTGGATTGA
- a CDS encoding Hcp family type VI secretion system effector → MPGNAFIKFSDVTKGESLQETHSGDKGWIEIGDWSWDIEAETSFLKGAGASVGKPTPGTMSFSHYFDLASPVIMQRIVQGTHFADVHIVMLKQTGAKDGRGEVYFAMTMKTVFITKVSTKGGEDGAVNQDVEMVFKEISIGYKPQNGAGGALGLQTNFMWDISKMKTEGPAAANMKVQ, encoded by the coding sequence ATGCCTGGAAACGCATTCATCAAGTTCAGTGATGTCACCAAAGGCGAGTCACTGCAAGAGACCCATTCAGGAGATAAAGGATGGATTGAGATCGGAGATTGGAGCTGGGACATCGAAGCCGAGACAAGCTTCCTCAAAGGGGCGGGCGCCTCGGTTGGCAAACCTACGCCGGGCACGATGTCCTTTTCGCACTACTTTGATCTGGCATCTCCGGTCATCATGCAACGCATCGTCCAGGGGACACATTTTGCCGACGTGCACATTGTGATGCTCAAGCAGACCGGCGCGAAGGATGGCAGGGGAGAGGTCTATTTCGCCATGACGATGAAAACGGTGTTTATTACGAAAGTTTCGACCAAAGGGGGCGAGGACGGAGCGGTCAACCAAGATGTAGAAATGGTCTTCAAAGAAATTTCCATCGGTTATAAGCCGCAGAATGGTGCGGGCGGTGCTCTCGGGCTGCAGACCAACTTCATGTGGGATATCTCAAAAATGAAGACTGAAGGTCCGGCAGCTGCTAACATGAAGGTTCAGTAA
- the tssC gene encoding type VI secretion system contractile sheath large subunit has product MAESLQSPSTAFAGVTLEGNDFASLLSKEFKPKSDEARNAVEAAVQTLAQHALQNVQLISSDTVASVEAMVAAIDRKLSEQVNLILHHADFQKLESAWRGLHYMVNNTETDEQLKIRVMPISKQDLGKTLKRYKGTAWDQSPLFKKLYEEEYGQFGGEPFGAIVGDYHFDHSPPDVELLAEMSKIAAAAHAPFITGAAPSVMQMESWGELANPRDLTKIFTTPEYAAWRSLRESDDARYLAMCMPRFLGRLPYGAKTSPVDEFNFEEDTVGADHDKYAWCNAAYAMATNINRSFKEYGWCSRIRGVESGGAVENLPSHIFPTDDGGVDMKCPTEIAISDRREAELSKNGFLAMIHRKNSDFAAFIGAQSLQKPAEYDDPDATANAALAARLPYLFACNRFAHYLKCMVRDKVGSFKSREEMERWLNNWILDYVDGDPTNSSESVKAQKPLAAAEVSVEEVEGAPGYYQSRFFLRPHYQLEGLTVSLRLVSKLPSEKG; this is encoded by the coding sequence ATGGCCGAATCTCTCCAGTCCCCCTCGACTGCCTTTGCCGGTGTCACCCTGGAAGGCAATGATTTCGCATCCCTGCTGTCCAAGGAATTCAAGCCCAAGAGCGACGAGGCACGCAACGCGGTCGAAGCCGCCGTCCAGACCCTGGCGCAGCATGCGCTGCAAAACGTCCAGTTGATCAGCTCGGACACGGTGGCCTCGGTCGAGGCCATGGTGGCCGCGATCGACCGCAAGCTCAGCGAGCAGGTCAACCTCATCCTGCACCACGCCGACTTTCAGAAGCTCGAATCCGCTTGGCGTGGCCTGCACTACATGGTCAACAACACCGAGACCGACGAGCAGTTGAAGATCCGCGTGATGCCGATTTCCAAGCAGGATCTCGGCAAGACGCTCAAGCGCTACAAGGGCACGGCCTGGGACCAGTCGCCCCTGTTCAAGAAGCTCTACGAAGAAGAGTACGGTCAGTTCGGCGGCGAACCCTTTGGTGCCATCGTCGGCGATTACCACTTCGACCATTCGCCCCCCGACGTCGAGCTGCTGGCGGAGATGAGCAAGATTGCCGCGGCCGCGCATGCGCCCTTCATCACCGGTGCTGCACCGTCGGTGATGCAGATGGAGTCCTGGGGTGAGCTGGCCAACCCGCGCGACTTGACCAAGATCTTCACCACGCCCGAATACGCGGCCTGGCGCTCGCTGCGTGAAAGTGACGACGCCCGATACCTTGCGATGTGCATGCCGCGCTTCCTCGGGCGACTTCCCTATGGCGCCAAGACCTCGCCCGTCGACGAATTCAATTTCGAGGAAGACACCGTCGGCGCAGACCACGACAAGTACGCATGGTGCAATGCTGCATACGCCATGGCGACCAACATCAACCGGTCCTTCAAGGAATATGGCTGGTGTTCGCGGATCCGTGGCGTGGAATCGGGGGGCGCCGTCGAGAACCTGCCTTCCCACATCTTCCCCACCGACGATGGCGGGGTTGACATGAAGTGCCCGACCGAGATCGCGATCTCGGACCGGCGCGAAGCCGAATTGTCGAAGAACGGCTTCCTCGCGATGATCCATCGCAAGAACTCCGATTTCGCGGCTTTCATCGGGGCACAGTCGCTGCAGAAGCCCGCTGAGTATGACGATCCGGATGCAACGGCCAATGCGGCGCTGGCGGCTCGCCTGCCCTATCTGTTCGCGTGCAACCGCTTTGCGCACTACCTGAAGTGCATGGTCCGCGACAAAGTCGGCTCGTTCAAGTCGCGTGAAGAGATGGAGCGCTGGCTGAACAATTGGATCCTAGATTATGTTGACGGTGACCCAACCAACTCGTCGGAATCTGTCAAGGCGCAGAAGCCGCTCGCAGCCGCAGAGGTGTCGGTTGAAGAGGTGGAGGGTGCGCCCGGCTACTACCAGAGCCGCTTTTTCCTGCGGCCGCACTACCAACTCGAAGGCCTGACCGTTTCGCTGCGCTTGGTTTCCAAGCTGCCCAGCGAGAAGGGCTGA
- the tssB gene encoding type VI secretion system contractile sheath small subunit, whose product MGSSQKFIARNRAPRVQIEYDVELYGAEKKVQLPFVMGVMADLAGKPEDPLPPVADRKFLEIDVDNFDTRMKAMKPRVAFQVPNTLTGEGNLSVDLTFENMDDFSPAAVAAKVDGLKQLLEARQQLSNLVTYMDGKGGAEELIARILKDPALLGSLGAAPKAGDPT is encoded by the coding sequence ATGGGCAGCAGTCAGAAGTTCATCGCACGCAACCGGGCGCCGCGCGTGCAGATCGAGTACGACGTCGAGCTTTACGGCGCAGAGAAGAAGGTCCAGTTGCCCTTCGTGATGGGAGTCATGGCCGACCTCGCCGGCAAGCCCGAAGACCCGCTGCCGCCCGTCGCGGACCGCAAGTTCCTGGAAATCGATGTCGACAACTTCGACACCCGCATGAAGGCGATGAAGCCGCGGGTCGCCTTCCAGGTGCCGAACACTCTGACCGGCGAAGGCAATCTCTCGGTGGATCTCACCTTCGAGAACATGGACGACTTCTCCCCCGCCGCCGTGGCGGCCAAGGTCGACGGCCTGAAGCAACTGCTGGAAGCACGTCAGCAACTGTCCAATCTGGTCACCTACATGGACGGCAAGGGCGGAGCCGAGGAACTGATTGCCCGCATCCTCAAGGACCCTGCGCTGCTCGGCTCGCTGGGCGCTGCGCCCAAGGCGGGCGACCCGACCTGA
- the tssA gene encoding type VI secretion system protein TssA codes for MAEYSIDAWLEPLEGEVCGVNLEYDVEFFELNQALAGKPETQFAAAEPPQWASVRDQAEALMGRTRDLRVGMAWGRACVNLDGIEGLSPVLKLLAGWMERFWAEVHPQLDPDDGDPFSRVSVLGGLSQWNDLLGDVRNALVASDRRLGGLRVRDVEVALERLSPKPGETVRTLGQIQGMFGELPELAARLREQQADAAQAVRDLQKLMNSQFGTDVAVDLVEMRGLLHAVAQALPEPVAAEVPGEGDPSENAGPDADRGDPSGGFAAPRASTGRGGAGAAGRIESRQDVIQALQRICDYLERHEPTNPAQLLLRRAQRLIDKDFMQLVQDLAPDAVAEVARIMGVDPDSIPRIGVDDGSS; via the coding sequence ATGGCTGAATACTCCATCGATGCGTGGTTGGAGCCCCTCGAAGGCGAGGTATGCGGCGTCAATCTTGAGTATGACGTCGAGTTTTTCGAGCTGAACCAAGCGCTCGCAGGCAAGCCCGAGACACAGTTTGCCGCGGCCGAACCGCCGCAGTGGGCCTCGGTTCGCGATCAGGCCGAGGCGCTCATGGGCCGGACGCGTGACCTGCGGGTCGGGATGGCCTGGGGCCGTGCCTGCGTCAACCTCGACGGCATCGAGGGTTTGAGCCCGGTGCTGAAGCTGCTCGCCGGATGGATGGAGCGCTTTTGGGCCGAAGTGCATCCGCAGCTCGATCCGGACGACGGGGACCCCTTCTCCCGGGTCAGCGTGCTCGGTGGCTTGAGCCAATGGAATGACTTGCTCGGGGATGTGCGCAATGCCCTGGTGGCCTCGGACCGCCGACTCGGCGGTCTGCGCGTCCGCGACGTCGAGGTCGCGCTGGAGCGCCTGAGCCCGAAGCCGGGTGAGACGGTTCGCACCCTGGGTCAGATCCAGGGGATGTTCGGCGAACTCCCCGAGCTCGCGGCCCGTCTGCGGGAGCAGCAGGCCGACGCGGCGCAGGCCGTGCGGGATCTCCAGAAACTGATGAACAGCCAGTTCGGCACGGATGTGGCGGTGGATCTGGTCGAGATGCGCGGTCTGCTCCATGCCGTCGCTCAGGCCCTGCCCGAGCCCGTCGCTGCCGAGGTGCCGGGGGAGGGCGACCCGTCCGAGAACGCAGGGCCAGACGCTGACCGCGGCGACCCTTCCGGTGGTTTCGCCGCGCCGCGGGCTTCCACGGGTCGCGGGGGTGCCGGCGCTGCCGGTCGGATCGAGTCGCGGCAGGACGTCATTCAGGCCCTGCAGCGCATCTGCGACTACCTCGAACGGCACGAACCCACCAACCCCGCGCAGCTTCTTTTGCGTCGGGCGCAGCGCCTCATCGACAAGGACTTCATGCAACTGGTGCAGGACCTCGCGCCCGATGCCGTGGCCGAAGTCGCCCGGATCATGGGCGTTGACCCCGACAGCATCCCCCGAATCGGGGTGGATGATGGTTCCTCTTGA
- a CDS encoding OmpA family protein, with product MSAKGPLLSILRTLSAGAILAMGASVHAAETAPAIDLGTSVPEAAAVKEGLFPDDACKELEANGFRCMGLKPAVRFSLPAASFKLGSAELPEGLRKQLDVFADVLRGRPKGSQGVRIIGHADASGSAAGNLALSLKRAESVKAYLVSKGADPASLQTVGLGAKEPKNAQNPAASENRRVEIGRAE from the coding sequence ATGTCAGCCAAAGGCCCCCTGCTTTCCATCCTTCGCACGCTGAGCGCAGGCGCCATCCTGGCGATGGGCGCCAGCGTCCATGCCGCCGAAACTGCTCCCGCAATCGACCTGGGAACCAGCGTGCCCGAGGCGGCGGCGGTCAAGGAAGGCCTGTTTCCCGACGATGCCTGCAAGGAGCTTGAAGCCAACGGCTTTCGCTGCATGGGCCTGAAGCCGGCCGTTCGCTTCTCGCTGCCCGCGGCGAGCTTCAAGCTCGGCTCGGCAGAGCTTCCGGAGGGCTTGCGCAAGCAGCTCGACGTGTTCGCCGACGTGCTGCGCGGTCGACCCAAGGGCAGCCAGGGTGTTCGCATCATCGGCCACGCCGATGCCAGCGGCTCGGCGGCTGGCAACCTGGCGCTTTCGCTCAAGCGCGCCGAGTCGGTCAAGGCCTACCTCGTCAGCAAGGGCGCCGATCCGGCCTCGCTGCAGACGGTCGGCCTGGGGGCCAAGGAGCCCAAGAACGCGCAGAACCCGGCCGCCAGCGAGAACCGCCGGGTCGAGATCGGGCGGGCCGAGTGA
- a CDS encoding ShlB/FhaC/HecB family hemolysin secretion/activation protein: MKSRRLGLRRHAPALRGLGLIALVCAGLAQAQPLPEAGILPRPQDLAPSLPAGRSVDLPDRPIPRELGKPQDELRIDVRRFVVDEQAPAALRETLPALTAAFVGPQRSYEDLVEAAAAVTRFLQSELGYYLGYAYLPEQPASDGEIRIAVLEGRLDEVQLTWPEGMPVDRSVVERYLARLVPGSILTVRDVERTVFLINDLRGMTARFEVKAGRTPGTATLVVTPQPESRWSQRYDLDNHGSRFSGEWRLSALAQWNSPTGAGDGLVFNLLSSETTGLRFALASYTRPVGDDGLKLGLSLSYVDYQIDKDKLPIDLNGDIATLTAFGLHPFIRSRNLNLFGLASLDLKRFEDRQGLTDFARDKAIDALRIGVFGDWRDALLSGGVNTYELGLALGQIDLDPPQVFDDVDDRFVVLSGQIARLQNIVDAKLLLYLSLRGQWTPDNLDSAEQFQLGGPDRVRAFAPGEGTGDRGAVATAELRWLPPEAWFGRRARELVFSAFLDVGHVRYRSDTSAQLVAMDNEATLAGAGLGLVWDRPGDFTIRASLAWPLIGEGRSDPVDRTPRVHLLLSKSF; encoded by the coding sequence GTGAAATCGCGCCGGCTCGGCCTGCGCCGGCACGCGCCGGCGCTTCGAGGTCTCGGACTGATCGCGCTGGTCTGCGCGGGGCTGGCGCAGGCCCAACCGCTGCCGGAGGCTGGCATCCTCCCCCGTCCGCAGGACCTGGCGCCCAGCCTGCCCGCCGGCCGGTCGGTCGATCTGCCGGACCGGCCGATCCCCCGGGAGCTTGGCAAACCCCAGGACGAGCTGCGCATCGACGTGCGGCGCTTCGTGGTCGACGAGCAAGCCCCCGCCGCCTTGCGCGAGACCCTTCCCGCTCTGACGGCTGCCTTCGTCGGGCCACAGCGCAGCTACGAAGACCTGGTCGAGGCGGCCGCCGCGGTCACGCGTTTCCTGCAGAGCGAGCTGGGTTACTACCTTGGTTACGCCTACCTGCCGGAGCAGCCGGCGAGCGATGGAGAGATCCGGATCGCCGTGCTGGAGGGCCGGCTGGACGAAGTCCAGCTCACGTGGCCCGAGGGCATGCCGGTCGATCGCAGCGTGGTGGAGCGCTACCTCGCCCGCCTGGTGCCCGGCTCCATCCTGACCGTGCGCGATGTCGAGCGAACGGTCTTCCTGATCAACGACCTGCGCGGCATGACGGCGCGCTTCGAAGTCAAGGCCGGTCGGACCCCGGGCACCGCGACCCTCGTGGTCACGCCGCAGCCCGAATCGCGCTGGAGCCAGCGCTACGACCTCGACAACCACGGCTCGCGCTTCTCGGGCGAATGGCGCCTCAGCGCGCTGGCCCAGTGGAACAGCCCCACCGGGGCCGGTGACGGACTGGTCTTCAACCTCCTCAGCTCCGAGACGACGGGCCTGCGCTTTGCACTGGCGAGCTACACCCGGCCGGTGGGCGACGACGGCCTCAAGCTAGGCCTGTCCCTGTCCTATGTCGACTACCAGATCGACAAGGACAAGCTGCCGATCGACCTGAACGGCGACATCGCGACCCTCACCGCCTTCGGCCTGCATCCCTTCATCCGCAGCCGCAACCTGAATCTCTTCGGCCTGGCGAGCCTGGACCTGAAGCGCTTCGAGGATCGACAGGGCCTGACCGATTTCGCGCGCGACAAGGCCATCGACGCCCTGCGCATCGGCGTCTTCGGCGACTGGCGCGACGCCTTGCTCAGCGGCGGCGTGAACACCTACGAGCTGGGTCTGGCCCTGGGGCAGATCGACCTGGATCCGCCCCAGGTCTTCGACGATGTCGACGATCGCTTCGTGGTGCTCAGCGGCCAGATCGCCCGGTTGCAGAACATCGTGGACGCCAAGCTGCTGCTCTACCTCAGCCTGCGCGGCCAGTGGACCCCCGACAACCTGGACAGCGCGGAGCAGTTCCAGCTCGGCGGCCCCGACCGCGTGCGCGCCTTCGCACCCGGCGAGGGCACCGGCGACCGGGGTGCGGTGGCCACCGCGGAACTGCGCTGGTTGCCCCCGGAAGCCTGGTTCGGCCGGCGGGCGCGCGAGCTGGTGTTCAGCGCCTTCCTCGATGTCGGCCATGTGCGCTACCGCAGCGACACCTCGGCCCAGTTGGTCGCCATGGACAACGAGGCCACGCTGGCCGGCGCAGGCCTTGGCCTGGTCTGGGACCGGCCGGGCGATTTCACCATCCGCGCCTCGCTGGCCTGGCCTTTGATCGGCGAGGGGCGCAGCGATCCGGTCGATCGCACGCCGCGGGTCCACCTGCTGCTCAGCAAGTCTTTCTAG